A window of Ignavibacteriales bacterium genomic DNA:
GTATGCCGCGGCCTCGACACCAGCGATCCGGGGTGAGGCTCTCGAAGGAAGAGGTTGGTCTTCGATGTACAAGCGAGATCTGCCGAATGCGAAAAGCGATTTCTTTGCGGCAATAGCGACATCAGGCATTGCGGCAAACGTCCTGAACGACGCCCGCGTGGGGTTGTCGTTCACACTCTATGCCCTCAACATGTTTCCCGATGCGGTCCTCTACGCGAACTCCGCATTGACGGAGAATCCCGCGTACGGGTTCTTACACGATGGAAAAGTAACAACCCGGCGTCTCAGGTTGTTGCTCGTTCAAAGCTACTACGCTAACGGTCAATTTGTTCCGGCCGCCGCTCAACTCGACATCGTTGACGCGGCTCGGGCGCCGCATTCAGCAGACCCTGCCATCCTTCTCGGAAACATCACTGCCGCGTTGAATTCACTGTAGGACGGTTGATGACATCTCGCAGCGGTCCGGACTGGATCGCGGCGTTGATAGTCGCACCATTCTTTGGTATATTGTCTCAAGCACCGATTATTGTGAGGAGAGAGAATTGGCACCAGAAAATCAAGAATCAAGCTGGGTACCTACAAATCCGCTTTATGACCCGGCCAAACCCATGCAGGTCGGGGGACAGGCCGTCATCGAGGGGGTCATGATGCGGGCGTCCGGTTCCGTGGCGACGGCCGTGCGCCGTTTGAACGGAGCAATTGTCGTCAGGCAGGAGCCTTATATGTCTGTGGTGGAGAAGTACAAGATCCTCAGGCTGCCGGTTCTCCGGGGAGCAGTTGGACTCGTGGACATGATGTACCTGGGCATTAAAACCCTGAATTTTTCAGCCGAGATCGCCATGGCGGATCTTGAGCCGGACAATGGAATACAGAACAAGAACGGCCGGAAAAAGAAGAGCCAATCGTCACTTGCGCTCGCCGCTACCCTGGTGTTCGCGCTCGCTCTTGGCATCGGAATCTTTTTCATCCTTCCAATTGTCATCACGACAAAAGTGTTTCACTTCGAGCAGAGCGCATTGGAATTCAACCTGGTCGCTGGCCTCATTCGGATCAGCATCCTGTTGGCGTACCTGTCGGCAATAGCGCTTTCGAAGGAGATACAGCGGTTGTTCCAATTCCATGGCGCA
This region includes:
- a CDS encoding DUF1385 domain-containing protein; the protein is MAPENQESSWVPTNPLYDPAKPMQVGGQAVIEGVMMRASGSVATAVRRLNGAIVVRQEPYMSVVEKYKILRLPVLRGAVGLVDMMYLGIKTLNFSAEIAMADLEPDNGIQNKNGRKKKSQSSLALAATLVFALALGIGIFFILPIVITTKVFHFEQSALEFNLVAGLIRISILLAYLSAIALSKEIQRLFQFHGAEHKTVFAFELSDTLVPPVVAGRSRFHPRCGTSFLLIVMFVAILTFSLLDAVLIQILGSLTIVTRLLTHLPFIPVVGGISYEVIKFSAKHTATWWGKLLIAPGLWLQRVTTREPDESQVEVAIVALKCALGLDDPAKYPLHERSEAESVPAASAN